The window GGTATTTGTTGAAGTGGGCGTTGAGCTTCTTCAGCTTTTCCATCAACGGTTCGTCCTTGATGCTGTTGCGGAACGCTTCCCACGAAGCTTTTGCGTTGTTCTTGCCAGAGGCGGGCAGAACCGCGCTCAGCTTGTTTTTTCCCGCCTTCATGGCCTGAATGATTCTGTTCCACTGCTGGAGGGATTTAAGCGGTCCTTTGAACTCCATCGTGTTGAACAGGCGTACCTTCCCGTCTGGCGATGCAGGAGCAGGCTTGGCTGCCGGAGTCCCTGAAAGCATTTGCCGGAATGCGGAAGGCTTCTGCTGAGCCGGGGCAGCCTTGCTGCCAGCCAGCATTTTCGCCGCCATTGAGCTTCCTTCCTGAGCGTGGGCGTGCCAGAGCCTGCCTGTCGGTGCCAGAATAATGGCCGGAATAATGGCCACGGTCAGGCAGAGGCAGACAAGGCGCACAAGCGGCAGCAGGTGCGCAGAGGTCTGGCGTAGGCGCACGCGTTTGATCAAATCATCGTTCTCGCAGGGCGTTCTGTTTGGCCTTCAGAATGGGTTTGAGCATGTAATCCAGCACGGACTTCTTGCCGGTAAGAATATCCACGCTTGCCGTCATGCCGGGGATGATC is drawn from Desulfovibrio mangrovi and contains these coding sequences:
- a CDS encoding transglutaminase-like cysteine peptidase — its product is MIKRVRLRQTSAHLLPLVRLVCLCLTVAIIPAIILAPTGRLWHAHAQEGSSMAAKMLAGSKAAPAQQKPSAFRQMLSGTPAAKPAPASPDGKVRLFNTMEFKGPLKSLQQWNRIIQAMKAGKNKLSAVLPASGKNNAKASWEAFRNSIKDEPLMEKLKKLNAHFNKYPYRLDQEVWGQSDYWATPAEFALKSGDCEDYSITKYYALRELGVPAEDLRIVALKDRIRGIGHAVLVVYAEGTAWVLDNQTDLVLSHDRYSHYLPQYSVNEFNRWAHVPVK